The following proteins are co-located in the Cydia fagiglandana chromosome 2, ilCydFagi1.1, whole genome shotgun sequence genome:
- the LOC134672074 gene encoding uncharacterized protein LOC134672074 → MTGASIRTLRTIKKEGSINQGQWNTPGKKRPRPPTVSNLDNFDVSAIRNKINEFYCVKKQVPTLRALHADLKESIGFSGCCETLRKILHENGFEFKKNKEERSILMEKFEISGWRQRFLRAIHKKREEGKNIVYLDETYVHQNYRPKKSWQGPSTSGLVEKISSGKRHIIVHAGSEQGFVPNALLVFSTKSKAADYHDDMNSSNFLKWLREMLIPNLTEPSVIVMDNASYHVTQINKPPTMHSLKADIQKWLRENNIPYEECFKKEELMCFVEENKIGPIYAAEELLKQHGHEVLKLPPYHCDLNAIELIWSLTKRKIASRNVGLPGSDTENLIRECFAMITPEDWKKSTDHVINVERKYKSKDNITDTELAPFIIEVRESDNDSDSSPSGIEFLESDFDYDS, encoded by the exons ATGACag gtgcAAGCATTCGTACACTACGCACAATTAAAAAAGAGGGTTCTATTAACCAAGGCCAATGGAATACGCCAGGGAAAAAACGACCCCGGCCACCAACTGTGTCAAATTTAGACAATTTTGATGTGTCAGCCAtccgtaataaaattaatgagttTTATTGCGTCAAAAAGCAGGTACCTACTCTAAGAGCCTTACATGCGGATTTGAAAGAATCTATAGGATTCTCAGGATGTTGTGAAACACTGAGGAAAATACTACACGAGAACGGatttgagtttaaaaaaaataaagaagagCGCTCCATCCTCATGGAAAAGTTTGAAATATCTGGGTGGAGGCAAAGGTTTCTTAGAGCTATACATAAAAAACGGgaagaaggaaaaaatattgtgtatctTGATGAGACATATGTCCATCAAAATTACAGACCGAAGAAGTCATGGCAAGGGCCTTCAACTTCCGGTTTAGTTGAAAAAATTTCCTCGGGTAAGCGGCATATTATAGTGCATGCTGGATCAGAGCAAGGATTTGTGCCCAATGCTTTGCTTGTTTTTAGCACAAAATCCAAAGCAGCTGACTATCATGATGACATGAACAGTTCTAATTTTTTAAAGTGGCTACGAGAAATGTTAATCCCAAATTTGACTGAGCCCAGTGTAATTGTTATGGACAATGCCAGTTACCAtgtaacacaaataaataagcCTCCAACCATGCACAGCTTAAAGGCTGATATTCAAAAATGGCTAAGGGAAAATAATATCCCATATGAAGAGTGTTTCAAAAAGGAGGAATTGATGTGCTTCGTTGAGGAAAATAAAATTGGTCCCATATATGCAGCAGAGGAGTTATTGAAGCAGCATGGGCATGAGGTCCTTAAATTGCCTCCATACCATTGCGATCTAAACGCTATTGAGTTGATATGGAGCCTCACAAAGCGAAAAATAGCCAGCAGAAATGTGGGGCTACCGGGTTCAGATACGGAAAACTTGATCCGAGAATGTTTTGCAATGATTACCCCGGAAGattggaaaaaaagtacagacCATGTAATAAATGTGGAACGAAAATACAAGTCTAAGGACAACATTACAGACACTGAACTAGCTCCATTCATAATAGAAGTTCGGGAAAGTGACAATGACAGTGATAGTTCTCCGTCAGGAATTGAATTTCTTGAATCCGATTTCGATTATgattcttaa